From Bradyrhizobium sp. AZCC 1610:
GTCCGGTATTCCCCGAATTCGATGATGAACGGAAGCGCGGCTTGCGCCGCCATCCCGCTTTTGCCCCGGCGTACGACGTCTCAGGCTCGGTGCCGGTGATCTATGGCTGCGGTAATTGCCTGATCCGGCGTTCGGTGTTTGCCCGCTTGGGCACGCCGGCGTTTGACCTCCGTTTCAATTTTCTGGGCGGCGGAGATACCGATTTCTTCTACCGTTGTCGAAGGCTCGGCTTGCGGTTTCATTGGGTGGCCGAAGCCGTGATCAGCGAGACCGTGCCGCAAAGCCGGACCAGCCTGAAATGGTTGGCGATGCGCGGCCTGCGGATCGGCGCGATCAACTATCACGTCCAGCGCAAGGCGACGCCGACGCTTTGGCTGCGGACGAAGTTGACAGCCAAATTGCTGGCAGCCCTGCCGCTTTCTTTTGTCTATGCCGTGGGCGTAATCCTGACCGAACGTGAGCGGACCATGGCCATGCATCCCGTCACGGTGGCGATCGGCAGCGCGCTGGCCGTGTTCGGCCTCGAACCGCAACCCTACAAGGCTTCGAGGATCGTCTCATGAGCCAGCTCGTCGACGCATCCGAAATCCGTAGCGTTGCTGCCGGGATAGAGCGCCAGCAGGTGATGGATGTCGTTCGCGGCGCGACCTTTGTCGGAACGCTGCTGCTCGGCTGGGTATCGCTGCATCCGTTCGTCAGTCTCGGCGACATGCAGATCGGCGACGTCGGCACCGGTAACGAGCTGGCGACCTATGCGATGTTCGGCGCCCTCAGCGTGCTGACGATCGCGCTCGCCATGCGAAATGACGCGCGAGGACTGGCGACGTTGCTGTCTCCGGCGTTCGTCCTGTTCGGCACCTGGGTGCTGGTGACGGTCGTGCTGTCGCTCGATCCGACAACGTCGGTCAGGCGTCTTTCGTTGACGATCTGCGTTGTCGCGGTGACCGCCGCCCTGATGCTGCTGCCGCGGTCGCAGCAGGAATTGATGCACTGGTTCACGATCGCGGCGCTCGCGTTATTGGCGATCTGCTATCTCGGAATATTGCTGGCCCCGGACCTTTCGGTTCACCTGGCGACCGATCCGCAGGAGCCCGGATTGGCCGGCAACTGGCGCGGCACGTTCGGCCACAAGAATCAGGCCGCGGCCATCATGGTGATGGTGCTGTTTCTCGGCGTCTACATTAACCGTTCCGGCCTATGGCTATCGGGGGCCGCGATTATCGCGCTTGCCTCGCTGTTCCTGCTGTATTCGGCCGGAAAGAGCTCGCTTACCCTGTGTTTTGCGGTGTTGTTGCTGACGTCGTTAGCGTCAGTCATCCGCTCGTTCTGGCTTCGCGCGATCATATTGCTGACGCCGCTGCTATTGCTGAACCTGCTGAGCGTCGGCACCGTGATGTTTGAGGGGCTTGCCGCGATTTCCAAACTGCTGCCGTTCGACTCGACATTCACCGGCCGTACCGACATCTGGGCGTTTGCGCTGCAGTCGCTCCATGCACGATTGCTCACCGGTTACGGCTTTGCGTCCTTCTGGGGCAGCAGCGCCATTCAAAATCTTCCCGAGGGCAAGGAGTGGGCGAGCTTCGCCGCCCACAGCCACAATGGCTATCTCGACACGGCGCTGGGCATGGGCGTTCCCGGGCTGCTCTTGCTCATTGTGGTACTCGTGATCGTACCCTTGCGGAATTTTCAGCGGGCGGACGAGGGCGGCAACAACGGTCCGCTCGCCATGATGCTGCTGCGGATCTGGCTGTTCGGGCTCTATCTGTCGGCGATGGAAAGCTTCTTCCTCGACCGTGCCGATCCCCTGTGGTTCACGTTCCTGCTGGCGGTATTCGGCCTGCACTATCTCGCGCGTTTCCGTGCGCGAGCCTGAGGCTCAAAGCTGCGCCCGCACCGCTTCGGCCACGTCCGTCCACCAGCCGTCGAAATCGAACGGCAACGGCACCGGCGGCCGTTTGACCGCCGCGGCGATCCGGTCGGCATAGGTCTCGTTATCAGCGCCGCGCGCGACCAGCACGACCGCGCCGCGGCCGATCAATTCCTTGAAGCGCGGATGGTGGTCGAATTCCTCCGGCAGCGCAGGGCCGGCGACGACGAGCGGACGGCCGGATTGCACGCAGGTGAGAATGCTGGAACGGCGCGCCGTGAGTCCCTCATCGAGCGGATAACAGAATGCGTCGATCTCGCTGAACAGGCCGAACACCTTGTGATCGGAGGCGACGAAGCCGGAGACGATCACGTCGTCGGCGATGCCGAGTTCTCTGGCGCGGGCATGAAACTCCGCCTCGACCTTGTCGACGCCGCGGATGAAGGAGCCGATATAGACGATCAGCGGCTTGAGCCCGCGTTGCTTCAGAATGGCGCCGATCTCGAGCAGCGCATTGGGCTGCTTGCCCGGATAGATCGATCCGAAATGACCGATCAAGAGCCGCCCGTCACCTTTCGCGGCGATGAGGCGATGCCGCAATTTCGAGTCTTCAATTCCTGCCGGGGCCTCGATGTTCGGCGGCAGTGGCGCCAGCACGCTCTTTTTGGCGGTCCAGCCGAGCAGGCGGTCACTGGCCAGCTCGCGCCGCACCAGCGGCGAGAACATGACAATGGCGTCGGCAAGCAGCAAGGCCGGCATGTAGGTGATGCGGCGCAGCCAATGCAGCCCGTTCCATTCGTGCTGGATCAGGACGAGCTTACGCCGGCGCAGCCGGGCGATCGCCATCGCCACGAGCGGTGCGAACATCACGCGCTTCCAGGCCACGATCGGGAAGTTGCAGACCACGCTTTGCGCCGTGCCGACCGCGCGCCAGATCTCGGCAAGCGAACCTTCGCTGCGCGTTAGCGTTAACGTCGTGCTGGTTCCGGGCTCGAGCTTTTCGATCGCTTCCTGCAACAGGCGGGTGAACTGGCCGACGCCGCAATGCATCTGCGGTCCCGCGCCGAGAAACAGCGCCTGATATCGGGTTTCTCCAGTCATCGTGCGGCGGCGAGGTTTTCTAAAAGCGTTTTCAAGCGAAGTGGATCCTGGTTCGCGTTAAGAAAACGCGCCGAAATAGATACCGGCGTTAGCCATACATCCCAGACATTAGCTTCCGGTAAGCGGCGGCGTCCGCCCGGCACCGTTCTTGCCAATCCGACCGTGAAGAGCGTCCGGCCGTCTCATAACGGGACATCGGGCGGTCACGGCAATGGCGGAAGGCCGCGATTTCGGGACAGCCGGAATGCCGGCGGGCCAGGCAACGGAAGCAGGAGCGCGGCGATGACGGGCAAGATCTTCGGCACATGGGATGAGACGCATTCCGAGCTTTGGAGCCATCAGCCGATCCGGCTCGAACACGAGATGCACAAATCGCCGGCGTTCTCGATCGACGATCTCACCCAGTTGATCGAGAGCTATCCGCGCGAGCACTACAGCCTGGTGAAGACGGGCGCCAAGGGATCCAGCCGCGTGTGGCGCGAGGGCGATATCGGTAACCTCTCCGGCCGGCAGGTCATCGAAGCGATTTCCCGCGGTGGCCTCTGGCTCAACATGCGCGATGTCGGCTCGGTCGATAGCCGCTACCGCAAGCTGATAGACCGGATGTTCGACGAGATCGCGGCCAAGGTTCCAGGGTTCGTGGTGCCGAATCACCAGGCCGGCATTCTGATCTCCTCGCCGGACGCGCAGGTCTATTATCATGCCGATTTGCCGGGGCAGGGCTTGATCCAGATCGCCGGCCGCAAGCGGGTCTATGTCTATCCAAACACCGCGCCGTTCATCAAGCCGCAACACCTTGAGGACATTGCGCTGTTCGACGTCGAGGTCGATCTACCTTACGCGCCCTGGTACGACGCGCATGCGCAGGTGTTCGATCTCGAACCCGGCCAGATGCTGAACTGGCCGCTGAACGCGCCGCATCGCGTCGAGAATCTCGGCACCGTCAACATCTCCATGACGGTATCCTACGGCAACGACGAGATCCGCCGCGCCCAGATCGTCCACCTAGCCAACGGCCTGCTGCGTCACCGCTTCGGCTACACACCGAAGACCCGCAATCTGCGCGGGCCGTCTTTCTTCGCCAAGAAGGTGCTGCAAAAACTCGTGCGCGACAGCAAGTGGGTCAAGCGCGAGCGCAACGCGCGCCGCGCGATCGATTTCCGCCTCGACGCCACTGAGCCCGGCAGGATCGTCGATCTGCCGAAGGCGGCATAAGTCGCAACGCCGATGACGGTGCTGACGACCAGTGCGGGGCAATTGGCGGCGAGGTCCACAAGCCGCGCGGCCGGATTCCGCGTCGAGCTGCTGCGCGACTGGAAACAGGTCCTCGCGCGCTGGCACGACATCAGCCCGTTTACGCCATTCCAGCACCCGCAATGGTATGACGCATGGTACGCCGCCTTCGCCGGCGCCGAGGGTATTGAGCCGCTGATCGCAGTTGTCACTGACACCTCGACCGGCGAACCGGCGGTGCTGCTGCCGCTGATCCGCCGCGAGCAAGACAATATTGCAATTGTCGAATTCGCCGATCTCGATCTGACCGACTACAACGCGCCGATCCTGGGCAGCGCCGCGCCGTGCGATGCCAGGGCGGCGCGCATGCTGTGGCGCAGCCTGTTGTCGGCGCTGCGCCGGATGCCCGAGAAAGCCGATCTCATCCGCCTTCGCAAGGTGCCTGTCGATCTCGACGGCAGGCCAAACCCGCTGGCTTTGCTCGGCGCCGGCGGTCCGTGCGCGCTCAACGGCAATCTCGTCACGTCAGGCGAGGATTACGACGCCTGGCGCCACACGCTGGGGAGGACCGTACGCAAGGAGCTGGAGCGGAACTGGCGTGTGTTCACGCGCGATCCGGCCGCGTCCTTTGCGATCATCACCGATACCAGTGAGGCGTTGCGGATACTCTCGATCACCGAGGTCCAGCAGGGCGAACGGATGCAGAGCCTCGGGCTGAACTACATTCTCAATGACGAGACCTGCGCGGCGTTCTACCGCAATCTGGTTCGCGACGGCGTCGGCAACGGCTATGCGCTGGTCTCAGTGCTCACGGTCGGCGACGAGGTCGTGGCGACACTGCTCGGCATCAGGACGGGCTCACGCTACGTAATGATCCGCATCAGCAATGCCGGCGAGAAATGGTCGAACTGTTCGCCGGGCCGGCTGATCATCGAGCGTACCATGGCCGCCCTGCACAGGGATGGCGTTCGCGAGTTCGACTTCTCTGTCGGCAACTACGCTTACAAGCGCCGCTTCGGCGTGACGCGGCTGCCGCTGATCGACATCAGCGCCGCCTTGAGCTGGCGCGGATGGCCCTACGCACTTCGCGATCGTGTGGTACGCGCATTGCGCAACTACCCGCGGCTCGATGCCTGGCTGAGGCACGCGCTCGGTAAGCCGCTATCACGCGAAGAGAATTGACACATTGTTGCCGCACGGGAACGGCGTGCAAATATGCAACACATGCCAGGATTGTGCGGCTGTTCTTCCTGTGTTCACGAGAGTTGATGATCGCCTTTGCGGCAGCGGCGTATGCTCTGCGTCGGGTCAGGGACCACCGGTGAATGCTTTCTTGAAAGCTTTCTTGGGGAGAGCCGACATGCCAGCCTTTATCCATCAGCACGATATCGAACCAGCCTTCGTTCTCTGTCCGAGCTGCGTCGGACTGCCGATGTTTGTGCGCGACGTCGAGCCGCATTGGAGCATGGCGAAGATCGACTTCACCTATGAATGCGCCGACTGCGGCACCGAAGTTCGCCAGACCATCGTGAAACCGCAACTGCGGCATTAGCCGGTGAATTCACCGATTTCTTTGCTGCGATAGTGCGTTACGCCTGCGCCTAACCACCCTACACAGCAGCATCAAACCTGCCGCACCACACCCGGCTTGCCCGGATCGCATTCGAGTTCCCCGCGATTCCACTTCGCTGCAGTCGCCGCAGCCTCGTAGGTGCTCTGCAGGAAATCGAGCAGCGCCTCGTCGGGACCGGCAGCCGTTCGCACAGCGTCGTAGGGCAGAATGAATTCGCCGAGCGTTTCGCTGAAGAACGCAGCGTCCGGCCGCACCTTCGCCGCGCGGAAGCCTGATGGCTCGGGATAGGCATAGGAATAGAACGCGGGATAATCGATCGCGCCGCTGCCTGGCCAGAAGCCGGCGCTGCTGACCTCGTGTGAATAGGCTTCGTGTGCGACCGCGTCGGGCAAATTCGGTACGCCGCCGGGATGGCGCGGCGCGCGACGGCCCGAGAAGCGCGTCACCGCCAGATCGAAACTGCCCCAAAAGAAATGCACCGGGCTCGCCTTGCCGAGGAAGCCGGTTCGGAATTGCTTGAAGACGCGGTCGCAGTTGACGAGGATTTGCAGGAAGCGCCCGACGGCATCGGGATCGTAGGAGGCATGCGCGGTATCTTCTGGGAAGCGCACCGGATCGGGCAGTTCGTTCGGCATCTCGTCGATGGCAACGGCAATGCCGAGTTCGGCAAGCGCTGCCATGGTGGCGGCGTAGAAGCTGGCGACCGAATGTCCTGCTAGCGTAAATTGCTCCAGCGAGCCGTCGCTGGTCGAGATGCGCAGCGTGTGGTCAATGAAATCGAAGTCGATCTGGAACGTTCGCGCGCCGTCGGGGACCGGCGACGTCGTCAATCCGCGCGGCGTGACATAGAGCGTCACGTGCCAGGAATGATTGAGCCAGGGCGATTTTGTCAGCCGGATCTTGCCGACGATCTGGGTCCAGAGGTGCAGCGTCGCACAGGTGTCACGCCACGCCGCAGTCGGCAATTCCGGCCACGGGCCTTGCGAATTGTTACTCATACCAGAACCCTGCGCGTACCTGCTGTGAAGGCAGAAGGCGTATCACGAATTCACGAGGCTCACGAATTCACGAGGCCTTTAAAAACCGCGGCTCACGATTTCGTGCACTCCCGGCAGCGCCGCTGGCCGCGCGAGGCACGGTAGAGGTTTCTGCACCACCAGCGCCGCGCCATGGCTTGCAGCGGCCGGCGCGCCAGTTGAGCGATAAAGAGAATTTCGACCATCATTCTTCCGTCGTCCCGTGAGGGACGAGATAGGACGGCATTCCCGAATGAGAATGCCGCCCATATCGTATCAGCCATGCAGTTTGTTCGCGGTCTCCGCGATCACGCGCCCTTGGTAGCGCGCGCCGGCGAGTTCGTTCTCGCTTGGCTGGCGGCTGCCGTCGCCGCCGGTGATCGTGGTCGCGCCATAAGGCGCGCCGCCGGTGACTTCGTCGAGCTTCATCTGGCCGGCGAAGCCGTAGTTCAGGCCGACGATCGTCATGCCGAAGTGCAGCAGGTTGGTGATGATCGAGAACAGCGTGGTTTCCTGTCCGCCGTGCTGGGTAGCCGTTGAAGTAAATGCACCGCCGACCTTGCCGTGCAGCGCGCCCTTGGTCCAGAGGCCGCCGGACTGATCGAGGAAGTTCGCCATCTGCGAGGCCATCCGGCCGAAGCGCGTGCCGGTGCCGATGACGATCGCGTCGTAATTGGCGAGATCCTCGATGTTGGCGATCGGCGCGGCCTGGTCGAGCTTGTAATACGAAGCCTTGGCGACCGCTTCGGGCACCAACTCCGGCACGCGCTTGATGTCGACGGTAGCGCCGGCCTTGCGCGCGCCTTCTGCGACGGCATTCGCCATCGCCTCGATGTGACCGTAGGCGGAATAATAGAGCACGAGAACTTTGGCCATGATGGCTTTCCTTTTGGGTTTGCAGATGTGTCCGTTGTTGATTTCTGAGGTGTCATTGCCGGGCTTGACCCCGGCAATCCATCGCGCTTCGAAAGACTCCTCGCGAAGAGGATGGATGCCCGGGGCAAGCCCGGGCATGACGATCAGCGAGTGGCGCTACGCCGCATCGACCAGCACCAGTTCGGAATCTTCCAGCGCGGTAATCGTCAGCTTCGCCTCGTCGCGGATCGCAGCACCATCGCGGGCGTTGACGCGAACGCCGTTGACTTCGAGGCTGCCGGCCGCCGGCACGAGATAAAGATGACGCGCCTTCTGCGGTTCGTATTCCGCGCTTTCGCCGGCCTTCAGCGTGGTAGCGAGCACCCGCGCATCGGCGCGGATCGGCAGCGCATCCTTGTCGCCGGCGATGCCGCTGGCGATGGTGATGAGCTTGCCGGAGCGATCCGACTTCGGAAACGGTTTCGCGCCCCAGGTCGGCTGGCCGCCCTTCGTGGTCGGCTCGATCCAGATCTGGAAGATCTTGGTCTTCGAAGATTCCAGATTGTATTCGGAATGACGAATGCCGCTTCCGGCGCTCATCACCTGCACGTCGCCGGCTTCCGTTCGGCCCTCGTTGCCAAGCGAGTCCTGGTGCGTGATGGCGCCTTCGCGCACATAGGTGATGATTTCCATGTTGGCGTGGGGATGGGCGGGAAAGCCGGTGTTCGGCGCGATCTCGTCATCGTTCCACACCCGCAACGCGCCGTGGCCCATATTATCGGGATCGTAATGGCTGCCGAACGAGAAGTGATGTTTTGCCTTCAGCCAGCCGTGATCGGCGCTGGCGAGTCTTGCAAAAGGTCTGAGTTCGATCATTGGATTTCTCCGTTGCTTGCATTCCGATGGCCATTGGATATGCCGCCCGGCGTGGTATAGAAATAGAAACTATTGAAACGCATTGTTTCCAGAATTGACCTTGAAGGCGATCCGCATGTCAAAGCTCCCGGATTTCGAGGCGCTGGCGATTTTCGCAAAAGTCGTGGAAATGCGGTCGTTTGCAGCAACCGCGACCGAACTGGCGCTGTCCAAGGCGACGGTGTCCAAGGCGGTCAGCCGGCTGGAGCAGCGGCTCGGCGCGCGGCTGTTCAACCGCACCTCGCGGCGGCTCGCATTGACCGATGCCGGGCAGAAGCTCGCCGGGCGTGCGGCGCGCCTGCTGGCTGATGGTGAAGACGTCGAGAACGAGGCGTTATCGCAATCGATGGCGCCGCGCGGGCTGGTGCGGCTCGCGGTACCCATGACATTCGGCGTGAAAGCCGTCGCGCCGATCTTGCCGGAATTTCTTAGCACCTATCCGGAAGTCTCGATCGACCTGCACCTGAGCGACGCAACGGTGGACCTGATCGGCGAAGGGTTCGATGCCGGCCTGCGCATCGCGCGGCTGCCAGACTCTTCGCTGATCGCGCGGCGACTGTGCGCGATGGCGCGCTACACGGTAGCGGCGCCGTCATACCTGAAACGCCACGGCAGGCCGACGCATCCCATGCATCTTGCGGAGCATAAATGCTTCGACTACGCCTATCTCTCCACACCCGGCGTCTGGCACTACACCAACGGCTCTGGCGAGCAGGCCAGCGTGCGGCCCGCGGGCCAGCTCCGCGTCAATAATGGCGAGGCGTTGTTGCCGAGCGTCATCGCCGGGCTCGGCATCGCCGACCTGCCGGACTTCATCGTGGGCGACGCCGTTGCATCGGGCGAAGTCGAGGTGATCCTGAAAGGCTGGCACCAGCCGGAAGGCGCGGTGCATCTGGTCACCCCGCCCGGCGGCCCGCGGCCCGCGCGCGTGGAAGTGCTGGCGGAGTTTTTGGCGAAGCATTTTGCGAAGGCGAAGAAGCGGAAGTAGTCTCGTAGGGTGGGCAAAGCGCAGCGTGTCCACCGCTGATATGCACGGCCGGAAATTAGCTGAACGCGCACAATGAACACCGAGGCCCTAGAGATGGAGGCCACGCTGCGCTTCGCCCACCCCTACGGTTTGAGGCTAACGCCCATAAGAAATGCTGTGATCGCAGTCATAACGGGCCGTCGGATCCTGACTTCGCAACGCCTCGATCCGCTTCCACGTGTCCTGCCATGGGCCTTCGTCCGTTAGCGGAGTGCGAGCTCCGTCGCCAGCAGCCTTGAAAATCCGCCAGATAGGAAGCCGAGTAGCTGCGGATGAGTCGAAAAAGGCTTCGAGAAAAGTTGGAAACCAGCCAGAATCCATACCCATGCTTTGATGCTGTGGATCGTCCGCGTAGTGAAGCAGCCCCCACGGGCAACGCGGTCCAAAGCCGTATTCGCAATAGCCGATCGCCGTGTCCGAATGCCCAGCATCGTTGAGAACGATCCAGCAAGGATACTGTTGGCCTGGTGAGCCATAGTCCCAATCGCGAAGCACAACCTTCGGGGATACCAGCAATCCCCGAATGTGCGCGACAACGCGAGCGTCGGTTACAGTTGCCAGTTCGCGCCTGACGATGTCGTTCAATGTTTGGGCGTTGATCGGCAACTCGAATCCCCCGACTTTGCATGAGAGATTTGGGGCGCGGGTTCATTGTAGATCGGATGACGAGGCAGCGAAACCGGATTGAGCCCTTCCGGAATGGGAGATTGAGGTGGTGGCCGCTATCGCTCCCGCAGATGCGCACGGCCGGAAAGTTCGTTGAACGCACGCAATGAGCGCCAAGGCCGAGGGATGGTGGGCACGCTTCGCTTTGCCCACCCTACGAAATGAGGTTAGGCTGTCTTCAACAACGAAAACAAACGCCGAGGAGGCACCCACCAATGAACCGCCGCGAACTTCTCAAGGCCGCCGCCGCGCTGCCGCTGGCGCAAGCCGCGCTCTCCAACGCCGCCTCCGCGCAAGCCCCATATCCCTCGCGCAACATCACCATGATCGTCCCATTCCCGCCCGGCGGCCAAGCCGATCTCGCCGCACGCCCGATCGCGCAGGCGCTGGAGCGGATCCTCGGCAAGCCCGTGATCGTCGACAACCGCGCCGGCGGCGGTGGCGGATCGGTCGGCAATGCGGCAGCAGCGCGCGCCGAGCCCGATGGCCACACGCTATTGATGACGCTGTCCTCGCTGGCCGTATTGCCCGAAGCCGACCGGCTGTTCGATCGCCCGGTGGCGTATGAGGTCGCGCAGTTCGCGCCGATCGCGCGCGTGCTGGCCGATCCCACGCTATTGGCGGTGCCGGCGTCTGCGCCGTGGAAGACGCTGCAGGATTTCGTCGATGACGCCAAAAAACGTCCCGGGCAAATTCCGTATGGCTCGTCCGGTCCCTACGGCACGCTGCATGTGGCGATGGAAATGTTTGCGGCGAGCGCCGGCATCAAATTGCTGCATGTGCCGTTCCGCGGCGCCGGCCCCGCACTAGCCGCGCTCTTGAGCGGCACCGTACAGGCGATGGCATCCGCCCCGGGCACGCTGAAGCAGCAGGTCGATGACGGCAAGATGCGCGTGCTCGCCAATTGGGGCGCCGAGCGCGTCAAGAGTTTCCCCGACCTGCCGACCTTCCGCGAACTCGGCTACAAGGATGTCGAGTTCTACATCTGGGCGGGATTGTTCGCGCAAGTAGCCTTGCCGGCACCGATCATGACGCGGCTGCGTGAGGCGATGGCGCAAGCGGTGAAGGCGCCGGAGGTGGTGAAGACCTTCGAGACCGCCGGCAGCCCGGTCGCCTATCTCGACGCGCCGGAATTTGCAAAATTCGTCGCGGAAGACAGCGCGCGGCTGGTCGCGGCGGTGAAGAAGATCGGCAAGGTGGAGTAGGGAACCCGCTTCACAATTTTTTGTTCGCACTAACGTCGCGTGGCCGCATTCATTCCGCAGGCTGAACGCCGCCGCCGCGCGGAGTTCCGCGTCAACTCGAAATCGAACGAAAGGACTTTATCCATGCGAACGCAGCGGATTGTCCTCGGCCTCGCCATCGCGATCGGCGGAATAGGCGTGATCGCTCCCGCGTCGTCGCAGGAATACCGCGGAACCTGGGAACAGCAGATGGCCTGCACGCCGGATGTCTGGCGGCTCTGCGGCGACCAGATCCCGGATGTCAACCGGATCGTGGCCTGCTTGCGGCAGAACACGCCGCAGCTCTCCAGCAATTGCCGCGCGGTATTCGAATCGCAGGCCAATGCACAGCAGCCAACACAGCGTGTGCCACAGCAGATGGTGCCTCGTTCGCGCGCGCCGCAACAAGTGCAGCCGCAGGCCGTGCGGCCCCAGCCGCGACCGTTCTATTATGAGGAAGACGAATAGGCCGGCTCTTCCGGCGCGGGCCTGAGTTCGCAGACGTCGACCCATTCGGCTGCCGTCAGCTCCGCCATGCGTGCCGGCGTAATCTTCACCGCGCTATGGGTCGAGCCCGCGGCCGGCACCACGATATCGAACGCCTTCAGCGAGACGTCGCAATAGACCGGCAGCGGCTTCTTCAATCCGAACGGACAGACGCCGCCGACTTCGTGCCCGGTGATCTCGGCGACTTCCTCGAGGCCGAGCATTTTCGGCTTTCCCCCGAACAGCGCCTTCACCTTCTTGTTGTCCATTCGCGAGGTGCCGGCGGCCACGATCAGCACCACGCGGTCTCCGACCCGCAGGGACAGCGTCTTGGCGATCCGCGCCGGCTCGACGCCATAGGCTTCGGCGGCTAGCGCGACGGTGGCGGAGCTCATGCTGGATTCGATCACGGAGATATCGGGCGCCTTTTCTGCGAAGAAGGCGCGGACGGACTCAAGGCTCATCTTGTTCAGGACCTTTGGGCAGACACCAGGGTGGGAAGTTCGGCGAGGCCGTGGATGCGATGATCGGGCATGACGCCGAGTTCATCCATCTGGGTACGCAACGCCCAAAACATCGTCAATGGCGGCAGCGTCTCGCTTTCGAGGCAGGCCAATGCCATCGCTTCCGGCGTCACCCGCTCGATCCAGGCGACGTTGAGC
This genomic window contains:
- a CDS encoding YbaK/EbsC family protein: MSLESVRAFFAEKAPDISVIESSMSSATVALAAEAYGVEPARIAKTLSLRVGDRVVLIVAAGTSRMDNKKVKALFGGKPKMLGLEEVAEITGHEVGGVCPFGLKKPLPVYCDVSLKAFDIVVPAAGSTHSAVKITPARMAELTAAEWVDVCELRPAPEEPAYSSSS